A single genomic interval of Bradyrhizobium sp. AZCC 1693 harbors:
- a CDS encoding efflux RND transporter periplasmic adaptor subunit, producing MRSPARLSPHRTIGQGGASIRRAAFAIAAMGILSACEQNTFVPPPPPKVDVAVPVQRSFTRYLEATGNTVAIKNVDLVARVQGFLQSISYQDGAFVKEGTPLFTIEPDTYKLKLEQAQAAETGAQATVRQAEADFKRQQELVQRQAVSQATLDTSTSTRDNAQANLLQAQVNTKIAAVNYGYTNVTAPFDGVVSTHLVAVGELVGVSSPTQLATIVALDPIWVNFNVNEQDVLRIRTEARRRGMTPDDLRQLPIEVGLQTETGFPHKGKLDYAAVTLNQSTGTLPVRGVLPNSDRALLPGFFVRVRVPIDQVQSALFVPDVALGSDQSGRYLLVVNGENVVEQRKVRVGPLEGGLRVIEEGLKPDDRVVTAGLLRAIPGQKVDPQLKQIEAQPTAAK from the coding sequence ATGCGTTCGCCTGCACGCCTGAGTCCGCACCGCACCATCGGGCAAGGAGGGGCTTCGATCCGGCGCGCGGCGTTCGCAATTGCCGCGATGGGCATCTTAAGTGCCTGCGAACAAAATACTTTTGTCCCGCCGCCGCCACCGAAAGTCGATGTGGCGGTGCCGGTGCAACGGTCCTTCACGCGCTATCTGGAAGCGACCGGCAATACGGTCGCGATCAAGAATGTCGATCTGGTCGCGCGCGTGCAGGGCTTTCTGCAATCGATCAGTTATCAGGACGGCGCCTTTGTGAAAGAAGGCACGCCCCTGTTCACGATCGAGCCTGACACCTACAAGCTGAAGCTCGAACAGGCGCAGGCCGCGGAAACCGGCGCGCAGGCAACGGTGAGGCAGGCCGAGGCGGACTTCAAGCGCCAGCAGGAATTGGTCCAGCGGCAAGCCGTTTCCCAAGCCACGCTGGATACTTCCACCTCGACGCGCGATAACGCGCAAGCGAACCTGCTTCAGGCCCAGGTCAATACCAAGATCGCGGCGGTCAATTACGGTTATACCAATGTGACCGCGCCGTTTGATGGCGTCGTCAGCACGCATCTCGTCGCCGTCGGCGAACTCGTCGGCGTCTCGTCGCCGACGCAGCTTGCCACCATCGTGGCGCTCGACCCGATCTGGGTGAATTTCAACGTCAACGAACAGGACGTGCTGCGGATCCGCACGGAGGCTCGCCGGCGCGGGATGACGCCGGACGATCTCAGGCAATTGCCGATTGAAGTCGGATTGCAAACCGAGACCGGTTTTCCGCACAAGGGCAAGCTCGACTACGCCGCCGTGACGCTCAACCAGTCGACGGGCACGCTCCCGGTGCGCGGCGTGCTGCCCAATTCCGATCGCGCGTTGCTGCCGGGGTTCTTTGTCCGAGTTCGCGTCCCGATCGATCAGGTGCAGAGCGCGTTGTTCGTGCCTGACGTGGCCCTCGGCAGCGATCAGTCCGGACGCTACCTGCTGGTCGTGAACGGCGAGAATGTCGTCGAGCAGCGCAAGGTGCGGGTCGGGCCGCTGGAGGGCGGGCTGCGTGTCATCGAGGAGGGGCTGAAGCCCGACGACCGCGTCGTCACCGCGGGGCTGTTGCGCGCGATTCCCGGCCAGAAGGTCGATCCGCAACTGAAACAGATCGAAGCACAGCCAACGGCGGCCAAGTAG
- a CDS encoding efflux RND transporter permease subunit — protein sequence MISKFFIERPVLSNVIAILMILIGGVSLLRLAVAQYPDVVPPTVQVTTRYPGASAKTVIDTVALPIEQQVNGVEDMLYMQSYSGADGSYSLTVTFKIGTDLNFAQVLVQNRVSSALAQLPQSVQNQGVTVQKKSTAILLFVTLTSPKSTYDSLFLSNYATINIRDELSRLPGVGNVTVFGAGQYSMRVWLDPNKLQARNLMPQDVISAIQQQSQQVTAGQVGAPPTPPGQAFQYTLNVSGRLDDTSEFENVVVKTGTSGDVTRVRDVGWVELGAQTYSQVFSLNNKPATGIGVFQSPGANALEVEQAVKKKMDVLAKAFPQDITYDAPFDTTKFVSESINEVYKTLIEAGLLVLVVILIFLQDWRAMLVPATTVPVTIIGAFAAMAALGFTVNISTLFAIVLAIGIVVDDAIVVVEGAAHNIEKEMSGHDAAISAMNALFAPIIGITLVLISVFLPSAFLPGLTGRMYAQFALVIAATALLSAINAATLKPTQCALWLRRPVPPEQRNFFYRGFNAVYNRLEAGYSRLIGRLVAHSNVSVICALILIAIGGYGLSRVPTGFIPIEDQGYLLVAVQLPDGAALERTQRVLTQVSEITGKAPGVDQVITIAGISALDNSSSLANAGVAYLILKEWSARGPGEDLRSLFVGLNEKLSVIEEARILVVPPPPIQGIGNAAGFAMQVQLRDGNSDFSKLQAITGAIVANASSQSALQRVSSPFRSMVPQFDIEVDRIKTQTLHVTTDQIFSTLSSYMGSTFVNQFNKFGRTFQVYAQADAQFRLTPRDIQNMMVRNSNGDMIPLGTVAKITPAVGPSLISLYNLYPSATIIGLPATGYSSGQSMNLMEQVAAKTLPPGTGFEWTAMSYQEKVVGGQIYWAFGLALLLVYLVLAGQYESWYAPISVILAVPLSLLGPMIVLTGLRIENNLYTQIGIILLIALSAKNAILIVEVALELHVRDRKPLLESAVEAARARFRPILMTSFAFIFGMLPLVLATGAGANARKSIGITAFSGMLASTCLAVLFVPTFFVVIQRFENWLKERKVKKAEAQTAAEASSAAH from the coding sequence ATGATTTCGAAATTTTTCATCGAGCGGCCGGTTCTTTCCAACGTCATCGCGATCCTGATGATCCTGATCGGCGGCGTCAGCCTGTTGCGGCTCGCGGTGGCGCAATATCCCGACGTCGTGCCGCCAACGGTCCAGGTGACGACCCGCTATCCCGGCGCCAGCGCCAAGACCGTGATCGATACGGTGGCGCTGCCGATCGAGCAGCAGGTCAACGGCGTCGAGGACATGCTCTACATGCAGTCCTACAGCGGCGCCGACGGCTCCTATTCGCTGACGGTCACCTTCAAGATCGGCACCGACCTCAACTTCGCGCAGGTGCTGGTGCAGAACCGGGTGTCGAGCGCGCTGGCGCAATTGCCGCAATCGGTGCAGAACCAGGGCGTCACCGTGCAGAAGAAGTCGACGGCGATCCTGCTGTTCGTGACGCTGACGTCGCCGAAATCGACCTATGACAGCCTGTTTCTGAGCAACTACGCCACGATCAATATTCGCGACGAGCTGTCGCGTCTGCCCGGCGTCGGCAACGTCACCGTGTTCGGCGCCGGCCAGTATTCGATGCGGGTCTGGCTCGATCCGAACAAGCTGCAGGCGCGCAACCTGATGCCGCAGGACGTCATTTCCGCGATCCAGCAGCAGAGCCAGCAGGTCACCGCGGGCCAGGTCGGCGCGCCGCCGACGCCTCCGGGACAGGCGTTCCAGTATACGCTGAACGTCAGCGGCAGGCTCGATGACACCAGCGAGTTCGAGAACGTGGTCGTCAAGACCGGCACCAGCGGCGATGTCACCCGCGTGCGCGACGTCGGCTGGGTCGAACTTGGCGCACAGACCTATAGCCAGGTGTTCTCGCTCAACAACAAGCCGGCCACCGGCATCGGCGTGTTCCAGTCGCCCGGCGCCAACGCTCTGGAGGTCGAGCAGGCGGTCAAGAAGAAGATGGACGTGCTGGCGAAGGCGTTTCCGCAGGACATTACTTATGATGCGCCGTTCGACACCACCAAATTTGTCTCGGAATCGATCAATGAGGTCTACAAGACGCTGATCGAGGCCGGTCTTCTCGTCCTCGTCGTGATCCTGATCTTCCTGCAGGACTGGCGCGCGATGCTGGTGCCCGCGACCACGGTGCCGGTGACGATCATCGGCGCCTTTGCCGCGATGGCGGCGCTCGGCTTCACCGTCAATATCTCGACCCTGTTTGCGATCGTGCTCGCGATCGGCATCGTGGTTGACGACGCCATCGTTGTGGTCGAAGGCGCCGCGCACAATATCGAGAAGGAGATGTCGGGCCATGACGCCGCGATCAGCGCGATGAACGCGCTGTTCGCGCCGATCATCGGCATCACGCTGGTGCTGATCTCGGTGTTCCTGCCGTCGGCGTTCCTGCCGGGATTGACCGGGCGGATGTATGCACAGTTCGCGCTGGTGATCGCCGCAACCGCGCTGCTCAGCGCCATCAATGCGGCGACGCTGAAGCCGACGCAGTGCGCGCTATGGCTGCGCCGGCCGGTGCCGCCGGAACAGCGCAACTTTTTCTATCGCGGCTTCAACGCGGTCTATAACCGGCTCGAGGCCGGCTATAGCCGGCTGATCGGCCGTCTGGTTGCCCACAGCAATGTGTCGGTCATCTGCGCGCTGATCCTGATTGCGATCGGCGGTTATGGACTGTCGCGCGTGCCGACCGGCTTCATTCCGATCGAGGACCAGGGCTATCTCCTGGTCGCCGTGCAATTGCCTGATGGTGCGGCGCTTGAGCGTACCCAGCGTGTGCTTACCCAGGTCAGCGAGATAACCGGCAAAGCCCCGGGCGTCGATCAGGTGATCACCATTGCCGGCATCTCCGCGCTCGACAATTCCTCCAGCCTCGCCAATGCGGGCGTCGCCTATTTGATCCTGAAAGAGTGGAGCGCGCGAGGGCCAGGTGAGGATTTGCGGTCGCTGTTCGTCGGATTGAACGAAAAACTCTCCGTCATCGAGGAGGCGCGGATCCTCGTGGTCCCGCCGCCGCCGATCCAGGGTATCGGTAACGCCGCCGGCTTCGCAATGCAGGTCCAGCTCCGCGACGGCAATTCCGACTTCAGCAAGTTGCAGGCGATCACCGGCGCGATCGTCGCCAATGCGTCGTCACAGAGCGCGCTGCAGCGGGTGAGTTCGCCGTTCCGCTCGATGGTGCCGCAGTTCGACATCGAGGTGGATCGAATCAAGACCCAGACGCTGCATGTCACGACCGACCAGATCTTCTCGACGCTGTCGTCCTACATGGGTTCGACCTTCGTCAACCAGTTCAACAAATTCGGCCGTACCTTCCAGGTCTATGCGCAGGCGGACGCGCAATTCCGCCTGACGCCGCGTGACATCCAGAACATGATGGTGCGTAACAGCAATGGCGACATGATCCCGCTCGGCACCGTGGCAAAGATCACGCCGGCGGTCGGTCCGTCGCTGATCAGCCTGTACAACCTGTATCCTTCCGCAACCATCATCGGCCTGCCGGCGACGGGTTACAGTTCAGGCCAGTCGATGAATCTGATGGAGCAGGTTGCCGCGAAGACCCTGCCGCCCGGCACGGGCTTCGAGTGGACGGCGATGTCGTACCAGGAGAAGGTCGTCGGCGGCCAGATCTATTGGGCGTTCGGCCTGGCCCTGCTGCTGGTTTACCTCGTGCTGGCCGGACAATATGAAAGCTGGTACGCGCCGATATCGGTGATTCTGGCGGTGCCGCTGTCCTTGCTGGGCCCAATGATCGTGCTGACCGGATTGAGGATCGAGAACAACCTCTATACCCAAATCGGCATCATCCTGTTGATCGCGCTGTCGGCCAAGAACGCCATCCTGATCGTCGAGGTGGCGCTGGAACTGCACGTGCGCGATCGCAAGCCGTTGCTGGAATCCGCCGTCGAGGCGGCGCGAGCCCGGTTCCGGCCGATCCTAATGACGTCGTTTGCTTTCATCTTCGGCATGCTCCCGCTGGTGCTAGCGACCGGCGCCGGCGCCAACGCCCGGAAATCGATTGGCATCACGGCATTCTCCGGCATGCTGGCGTCGACCTGCCTTGCCGTGCTGTTTGTGCCGACGTTCTTTGTCGTGATCCAGCGGTTCGAGAACTGGCTCAAGGAGCGCAAGGTGAAGAAGGCGGAGGCGCAGACGGCGGCGGAAGCGTCAAGCGCAGCGCATTAG
- a CDS encoding amidohydrolase family protein, translating into MTTRRDFLKTGSAAVATGVVFCSCGLLHSVQARQTLPIKVAGQRVRTIDVHSHCHFREAGALLGADAAAAQLPPVNGAEEAFIEIDRRLAAMDAQAVDMEVLSINPFWYNRERDLAGQIVKIQNERLAELCASRPDRFAAFASLTLQAPDLAVQELETAVKKQDLKGAAIGDVVNGVEFSDPKFHPVWAKAEELGVPLFIHPQGIAELSKRLSGNGWLANTIGNPLGTTLALSHLIFEGTFDRFPGLKVIAAHGGGYLPSYADRSDHACLVGPKGCNPAVALKKKPTEYLKQIYFDSLVFSPEAIRHLAAQVGAGQIVLGSDYPYPWQLNPVDHIFDSTSLSDDEKADILGRTAERLFNLEAQTVGTSTVKQ; encoded by the coding sequence ATGACCACCCGCCGTGATTTTCTGAAGACCGGTAGCGCGGCTGTCGCCACCGGCGTCGTCTTCTGCAGCTGCGGTCTGCTGCACAGCGTGCAAGCCCGACAGACCCTGCCGATCAAGGTCGCCGGACAACGAGTAAGAACGATCGACGTCCACTCCCACTGCCACTTCCGCGAAGCCGGCGCGCTGCTCGGCGCCGATGCCGCCGCAGCCCAGCTTCCGCCGGTCAATGGCGCGGAAGAGGCTTTCATCGAAATCGACCGGCGGCTCGCCGCCATGGATGCCCAGGCCGTCGACATGGAAGTGCTGTCGATCAATCCGTTCTGGTACAACCGCGAGCGCGATCTGGCCGGCCAGATCGTGAAGATTCAAAACGAAAGGCTGGCTGAACTCTGTGCCTCAAGGCCCGACCGCTTTGCGGCTTTCGCTTCGCTGACCCTGCAGGCGCCCGATCTTGCCGTGCAGGAGCTCGAGACCGCGGTGAAGAAGCAGGACCTGAAGGGCGCCGCGATCGGCGACGTCGTCAACGGCGTCGAATTCTCCGATCCGAAATTCCACCCGGTATGGGCCAAGGCGGAAGAACTCGGCGTGCCCTTGTTCATCCATCCGCAAGGCATTGCTGAACTCAGCAAGCGACTCTCGGGCAACGGCTGGCTCGCCAACACGATTGGCAATCCGCTGGGGACAACGCTGGCGCTCTCGCATCTTATCTTCGAGGGTACCTTCGATCGCTTTCCCGGGCTGAAGGTGATTGCGGCCCATGGCGGCGGCTACCTGCCGTCCTACGCCGATCGTTCGGATCATGCGTGCCTAGTGGGTCCCAAAGGCTGCAATCCGGCCGTAGCGCTCAAGAAAAAGCCGACCGAATACCTCAAGCAGATCTATTTCGATTCCCTGGTCTTCTCGCCGGAGGCGATCCGCCATCTGGCGGCCCAGGTCGGCGCCGGCCAGATCGTGCTGGGCAGCGACTACCCCTATCCTTGGCAGCTCAACCCGGTGGACCACATTTTCGATTCCACATCGCTCAGCGACGACGAAAAAGCCGACATCCTCGGCCGCACCGCGGAAAGGCTGTTCAATCTGGAGGCGCAGACCGTCGGGACAAGCACGGTGAAGCAGTGA